CTGGTCCAGGGCGACGTGCTCTTCACCGTGACCCGGACGGTCCGCATCCCCCGCTGAGCGCCGCTCCGCAGGGCCCGCGGCTGCACGGCTCCGGTGGCGCGGCGGCGGTTCACGGCACGACCGTGAACGTCGTCGAGTCCTCCCAGAGCCACGGCCCGGGGCCCTCGGCCTCGCCCGCCATGTTCTCGGCGCGCAGGACGACCGTCCACGTGCCGGGCGGCAGCTCCACCGGGACGGTCCACGGGCCGTAGTCCCCGTTGCTGCCGGACTGCGTCGCGCCCTCGGCGACGGCCGTCCCGTCGGCGTCCTGCACCACCCAGCTCACCGACCCCTCGAACGCGGTCGCCGTGCCCGACAGGGTGACCGTGCCGGCCGGGACGCGCTGGCCCTCGTACGGGTCCAGCACCCAGCCGCCGGCGAGGTCCTCCGTGGACGGCGACAGCGGCGCGTCGAGGACGACCGCCCCCCACACCTCGGCGCCGGCCGCGCCGTCCACGAGCACGGTCACCGGCGCGGTGCCGCCGTTGGAGACGACGGTCCGCACCAGCGACTGCACGGCGGCGGCCGCCGCCTCGCTGCCGAGGCCGCCGGCGAACGCACCCGAGGGCAGGTCGACGGTGGTGCCGGCCCCCGAGGTCTCGACGGACACGTCCTCCTCCGCCGCGGGGGCCCCGGCGGCGACCCACAGGTTCACCTGGTCCGGGTCGGGGGCCGGGTCCCGCAGCAGGGCGAGCACCGCGGCCCGCACCACGACGTCCGGCTGGGACGGATCGCCCGGGCAGCCGGCCGGGA
The window above is part of the Aquipuribacter hungaricus genome. Proteins encoded here:
- a CDS encoding Gmad2 immunoglobulin-like domain-containing protein; translated protein: MTAAPSGGPACTPTEVPVLLWSSVEQQLTDGVVLRVAPDRARVPAGCPGDPSQPDVVVRAAVLALLRDPAPDPDQVNLWVAAGAPAAEEDVSVETSGAGTTVDLPSGAFAGGLGSEAAAAAVQSLVRTVVSNGGTAPVTVLVDGAAGAEVWGAVVLDAPLSPSTEDLAGGWVLDPYEGQRVPAGTVTLSGTATAFEGSVSWVVQDADGTAVAEGATQSGSNGDYGPWTVPVELPPGTWTVVLRAENMAGEAEGPGPWLWEDSTTFTVVP